A DNA window from Chiloscyllium plagiosum isolate BGI_BamShark_2017 chromosome 9, ASM401019v2, whole genome shotgun sequence contains the following coding sequences:
- the chgb gene encoding secretogranin-1 isoform X2 — protein MQLPSLLTLSVLSAVTVARSLPVERGTQKDELVTRCIIEALSTALAKANAPPVSSECRTVLDSGKHEVARKKNTEENQHYEDERHVQESEKHHYEDKGSQEAEGRYGGEQFEADDRGKDESEEQKHFKQANDEERNSEDDSRRVEDFKPVKSPYEVKGHRNHHTGQKYHSYEERRHADGQSADDEEEKHRKRRHSDEDSGQEQNSPPKTDDSELASHGFHEKWPHGYDKGSEESFEEDKAIGLGGQSDKRRHSTGERDSDQEMDGSEEDLNDQDKRNGNYGHEAESEESEENDNEKRVKLLNGHIYYHKRNSYSHSDEDRKSSQQGEKNADKSEETSKELEHIKSIQNYLKGNNIQEAYEKGKHHYEDIVDGHMRSNSEESVEEEQYHGKRTHSEEKVQSSEKKHHSREEEKRHYDGNKRHSEEEKPGEDAENEHHGQEKRHYSEEEKRHIHNEKWLQTDEGVEEKFANNEEDEDIERNTKHFPRMQQVWWQKKHSMEDRTPDREEKMKPREKSYFYPEYEGYDGKLEKRHEKRYEDEDQGQEVEDSEGHASRQHFAHDLQEKMMYDRMDKLAQYLKAKKKSFEVPELYDFEENEKQHHEDRKRNMNHRTLTKEEEKELENLAAMDLELEKMAEKLHGSQRN, from the exons ATGCAGCTGCCGTCTCTCCTAACCTTGTCCGTTCTGTCTGCTGTgacag TAGCCAGATCACTGCCGGTGGAGAGAGGAACACAGAAGGATGAATTG GTGACACGCTGCATAATCGAAGCACTTTCCACGGCTCTTGCCAAAGCTAACGCCCCTCCGGTGAGCTCAGAGTGCAGGACAGTCCTCGACA GTGGGAAACATGAAGTAGCAAGAAAGAAAAACACCGAAGAAAACCAACACTATGAGGATGAGAGACATGTTCAGGAATCTGAAAAGCATCACTACGAAGATAAGGGAAGCCAGGAAGCAGAGGGGAGATATGGAGGAGAGCAGTTTGAAGCAGACGATCGAGGTAAAGATGAAAGTGAGGAACAAAAGCATTTCAAGCAAGCCAatgatgaagaaagaaacagTGAAGATGACAGCAGGAGAGTGGAAGACTTCAAACCAGTCAAAAGCCCCTATGAAGTGAAAGGTCACAGAAATCACCATACTGGCCAAAAGTACCATAGCTATGAAGAAAGAAGACATGCAGATGGTCAAAGTGCAGACGATGAAGAAGAAAAACACAGGAAAAGAAGACACAGTGATGAAGATAGTGGGCAAGAACAAAATAGTCCACCAAAAACAGATGATTCTGAACTTGCAAGCCATGGATTCCATGAGAAATGGCCTCATGGATATGACAAAGGAAGTGAGGAGTCATTTGAGGAAGATAAGGCGATTGGTTTAGGTGGACAGTCAGACAAAAGAAGACATAGTACTGGAGAAAGGGACAGTGACCAAGAGATGGATGGGTCTGAGGAAGATCTCAATGATCAAGATAAAAGAAATGGCAACTATGGACATGAAGCTGAGTCTGAAGAGTCAGAAGAGAATGATAATGAAAAAAGAGTAAAACTTCTTAATGGTCACATTTATTACCACAAAAGAAACAGCTACAGTCATTCTGATGAGGATAGGAAGAGTTCCCAGCAAGGTGAGAAGAATGCTGATAAATCTGAAGAAACCAGTAAAGAACTGGAACACATCAAGAGCATTCAGAATTACCTGAAGGGGAATAACATCCAGGAAGCATATGAGAAAGGCAAGCATCATTATGAGGATATAGTAGATGGACACATGAGGAGTAACTCAGAAGAATCAGTGGAGGAAGAACAATACCATGGCAAAAGAACCCATAGTGAAGAAAAAGTACAGTCCAGTGAAAAGAAGCATCATAGCAGAGAGGAGGAAAAGAGACATTATGATGGGAACAAGAGACACAGTGAAGAGGAAAAACCGGGGGAGGATGCAGAAAACGAGCATCACGGCCAGGAAAAGAGGCATTATAGTGAAGAAGAAAAGAGGCATATTCATAATGAAAAGTGGCTCCAAACTGACGAAGGTGTGGAAGAGAAGTTTGCCAACAATGAAGAAGATGAAGACATAGAGAGAAATACAAAACACTTTCCAAGAATGCAGCAGGTTTGGTGGCAGAAGAAGCATAGCATGGAGGACAGAACCCCTGACAGGGAAGAAAAAATGAAGCCCAGGGAGAAGAGCTACTTCTATCCAGAATATGAAGGTTATGATGGTAAACTGGAAAAGAGGCATGAGAAACGATATGAGGATGAAGACCAGGGGCAGGAAGTGGAAGATAGTGAAGGGCATGCCTCAAGACAACATTTTGCCCATGATTTGCAAGAGAAAATGATGTATGATAGAATGGACAAGCTGGCACAGTATTTGAAAGCCAAGAAAAAATCATTTGAAGTCCCAGAACTTTATgattttgaagaaaatgaaaagcaACACCATGAAGACAGAAAAAGGAATATGAACCATAGAACTCTGACCAAAGAAGAG
- the chgb gene encoding secretogranin-1 isoform X1: MQLPSLLTLSVLSAVTAVARSLPVERGTQKDELVTRCIIEALSTALAKANAPPVSSECRTVLDSGKHEVARKKNTEENQHYEDERHVQESEKHHYEDKGSQEAEGRYGGEQFEADDRGKDESEEQKHFKQANDEERNSEDDSRRVEDFKPVKSPYEVKGHRNHHTGQKYHSYEERRHADGQSADDEEEKHRKRRHSDEDSGQEQNSPPKTDDSELASHGFHEKWPHGYDKGSEESFEEDKAIGLGGQSDKRRHSTGERDSDQEMDGSEEDLNDQDKRNGNYGHEAESEESEENDNEKRVKLLNGHIYYHKRNSYSHSDEDRKSSQQGEKNADKSEETSKELEHIKSIQNYLKGNNIQEAYEKGKHHYEDIVDGHMRSNSEESVEEEQYHGKRTHSEEKVQSSEKKHHSREEEKRHYDGNKRHSEEEKPGEDAENEHHGQEKRHYSEEEKRHIHNEKWLQTDEGVEEKFANNEEDEDIERNTKHFPRMQQVWWQKKHSMEDRTPDREEKMKPREKSYFYPEYEGYDGKLEKRHEKRYEDEDQGQEVEDSEGHASRQHFAHDLQEKMMYDRMDKLAQYLKAKKKSFEVPELYDFEENEKQHHEDRKRNMNHRTLTKEEEKELENLAAMDLELEKMAEKLHGSQRN, from the exons ATGCAGCTGCCGTCTCTCCTAACCTTGTCCGTTCTGTCTGCTGTgacag CAGTAGCCAGATCACTGCCGGTGGAGAGAGGAACACAGAAGGATGAATTG GTGACACGCTGCATAATCGAAGCACTTTCCACGGCTCTTGCCAAAGCTAACGCCCCTCCGGTGAGCTCAGAGTGCAGGACAGTCCTCGACA GTGGGAAACATGAAGTAGCAAGAAAGAAAAACACCGAAGAAAACCAACACTATGAGGATGAGAGACATGTTCAGGAATCTGAAAAGCATCACTACGAAGATAAGGGAAGCCAGGAAGCAGAGGGGAGATATGGAGGAGAGCAGTTTGAAGCAGACGATCGAGGTAAAGATGAAAGTGAGGAACAAAAGCATTTCAAGCAAGCCAatgatgaagaaagaaacagTGAAGATGACAGCAGGAGAGTGGAAGACTTCAAACCAGTCAAAAGCCCCTATGAAGTGAAAGGTCACAGAAATCACCATACTGGCCAAAAGTACCATAGCTATGAAGAAAGAAGACATGCAGATGGTCAAAGTGCAGACGATGAAGAAGAAAAACACAGGAAAAGAAGACACAGTGATGAAGATAGTGGGCAAGAACAAAATAGTCCACCAAAAACAGATGATTCTGAACTTGCAAGCCATGGATTCCATGAGAAATGGCCTCATGGATATGACAAAGGAAGTGAGGAGTCATTTGAGGAAGATAAGGCGATTGGTTTAGGTGGACAGTCAGACAAAAGAAGACATAGTACTGGAGAAAGGGACAGTGACCAAGAGATGGATGGGTCTGAGGAAGATCTCAATGATCAAGATAAAAGAAATGGCAACTATGGACATGAAGCTGAGTCTGAAGAGTCAGAAGAGAATGATAATGAAAAAAGAGTAAAACTTCTTAATGGTCACATTTATTACCACAAAAGAAACAGCTACAGTCATTCTGATGAGGATAGGAAGAGTTCCCAGCAAGGTGAGAAGAATGCTGATAAATCTGAAGAAACCAGTAAAGAACTGGAACACATCAAGAGCATTCAGAATTACCTGAAGGGGAATAACATCCAGGAAGCATATGAGAAAGGCAAGCATCATTATGAGGATATAGTAGATGGACACATGAGGAGTAACTCAGAAGAATCAGTGGAGGAAGAACAATACCATGGCAAAAGAACCCATAGTGAAGAAAAAGTACAGTCCAGTGAAAAGAAGCATCATAGCAGAGAGGAGGAAAAGAGACATTATGATGGGAACAAGAGACACAGTGAAGAGGAAAAACCGGGGGAGGATGCAGAAAACGAGCATCACGGCCAGGAAAAGAGGCATTATAGTGAAGAAGAAAAGAGGCATATTCATAATGAAAAGTGGCTCCAAACTGACGAAGGTGTGGAAGAGAAGTTTGCCAACAATGAAGAAGATGAAGACATAGAGAGAAATACAAAACACTTTCCAAGAATGCAGCAGGTTTGGTGGCAGAAGAAGCATAGCATGGAGGACAGAACCCCTGACAGGGAAGAAAAAATGAAGCCCAGGGAGAAGAGCTACTTCTATCCAGAATATGAAGGTTATGATGGTAAACTGGAAAAGAGGCATGAGAAACGATATGAGGATGAAGACCAGGGGCAGGAAGTGGAAGATAGTGAAGGGCATGCCTCAAGACAACATTTTGCCCATGATTTGCAAGAGAAAATGATGTATGATAGAATGGACAAGCTGGCACAGTATTTGAAAGCCAAGAAAAAATCATTTGAAGTCCCAGAACTTTATgattttgaagaaaatgaaaagcaACACCATGAAGACAGAAAAAGGAATATGAACCATAGAACTCTGACCAAAGAAGAG